One region of Mucilaginibacter sp. 14171R-50 genomic DNA includes:
- a CDS encoding class I SAM-dependent methyltransferase, giving the protein MEPARGYIISGGIEGKKRLNLLAGVLHGHTQLLLQANGLVPGASFFDVGCGGGDVAVMAAKIAGSNGMVTAIDFDKEIIALNKKDAEDKGISNILYNTQSAYDISYHNQFDVAYSRFLLSHLTEPQMVVNNMLKSVKPGGRIIIEDIDFSGHFCYPACTAFDEYVRLFTATAKKREQNANIGPCLPSLFKAAGIAQINFDVIQPVFAKGDGKQMAVITMDKIKDAVVAEGLADAQTVNSIITDLEAFTNHPETIISLPRIFRVWGVKD; this is encoded by the coding sequence ATGGAGCCGGCAAGGGGTTACATAATTAGCGGCGGTATCGAAGGCAAAAAACGCCTTAACCTACTTGCCGGTGTGTTGCACGGCCACACCCAATTGCTGCTGCAAGCAAACGGCCTTGTACCCGGCGCCTCGTTTTTTGACGTAGGGTGCGGCGGCGGCGATGTGGCGGTAATGGCGGCCAAGATAGCCGGCAGCAACGGCATGGTTACCGCGATAGATTTTGATAAAGAGATCATTGCGCTGAATAAAAAAGATGCCGAAGATAAGGGCATTAGCAATATTTTATATAATACCCAAAGCGCTTACGATATCAGCTATCACAACCAGTTTGATGTGGCGTATTCGCGTTTCCTGTTATCGCACCTTACAGAACCTCAAATGGTGGTAAACAACATGCTGAAAAGCGTAAAGCCCGGTGGAAGAATAATTATAGAGGATATTGATTTTAGCGGTCACTTTTGCTACCCGGCGTGTACCGCCTTTGACGAGTACGTAAGGTTGTTTACAGCCACAGCTAAAAAAAGGGAACAAAACGCCAACATAGGGCCGTGTTTACCGTCGCTTTTTAAGGCAGCGGGTATAGCTCAAATAAACTTCGACGTGATACAGCCCGTGTTCGCCAAAGGCGACGGCAAACAGATGGCCGTGATCACCATGGATAAAATAAAGGATGCGGTAGTAGCCGAAGGCCTTGCGGATGCCCAAACTGTTAATTCCATTATTACCGACCTTGAAGCCTTCACCAACCACCCCGAAACCATCATCAGCCTTCCGCGCATCTTCAGGGTGTGGGGGGTTAAGGATTAA
- a CDS encoding SulP family inorganic anion transporter, with translation MQIKQGGVTAGDLNLKKYFLAKNLKKDIPSGLVVFLVALPLCLGIALASGAPLFSGILSGIIGGIVIGALSGSQLSVAGPAAGLTVIVLNSIATLGSFEAFLLAVLLAGAMQILLGLVKAGTIANYFPSAVIEGMLAAIGIILIMKQFPHAVGYDSDFEGDEGFSQADSNNTFSGIISAVSKINYGAVIIAGVSLLLMIYWPKFKKVAIVPAPLMVVVIGVVLASLFSGTSLALLDKQFVQIPVVNSTSEFFGLFKSPNFSGIGNKQVWITAATIAIVASLETLLSLEAVDKIDPIKRVSPTNRELIAQGAGNVVSGLLGGLPMTAVIVRSSANVNSGARTKVSAIFHGFLLLICLLTIPSLLNKIPLSCLAAILLTVGYKLARIGLFKHMWHKGLNQFIPFVVTIVAVIFTDLLIGVGIGMLVGVFYILRTNLRNPYFYTIAPNGEKNTIRIKLAEEVSFLNKAAIQVTLTSLPKGSDVVIDGSQSRYIDPDVLEIIHNYKHNAYTKGIVVQLQDVKERYDVPPLKELVYKP, from the coding sequence ATGCAAATCAAGCAAGGCGGCGTTACCGCCGGCGATCTTAACCTGAAAAAGTATTTTCTTGCTAAAAATCTAAAAAAGGATATCCCCTCGGGCCTGGTGGTGTTCCTGGTTGCCCTGCCACTATGTTTGGGTATAGCCCTGGCATCGGGCGCGCCATTATTTTCCGGTATATTATCGGGTATCATCGGCGGTATAGTTATCGGGGCTTTAAGCGGCTCGCAGCTAAGTGTAGCCGGCCCGGCCGCGGGGCTAACCGTAATTGTGTTAAACTCCATTGCTACATTGGGTTCGTTCGAGGCTTTTTTACTGGCTGTTTTGTTAGCGGGTGCCATGCAGATATTGCTTGGGCTGGTAAAGGCAGGTACTATTGCCAACTATTTCCCGTCGGCGGTTATTGAGGGGATGCTGGCAGCCATTGGTATCATCCTCATCATGAAGCAGTTTCCGCACGCTGTTGGTTACGATTCGGACTTTGAGGGTGACGAAGGCTTTAGCCAGGCCGATTCAAACAACACCTTTTCGGGCATTATAAGCGCTGTAAGCAAAATAAATTATGGCGCGGTGATCATAGCAGGTGTTTCGTTACTGCTGATGATATACTGGCCAAAATTTAAAAAGGTGGCCATTGTGCCCGCGCCGTTAATGGTTGTGGTTATCGGTGTGGTGTTAGCCTCGTTATTTAGCGGTACAAGCTTAGCGCTTTTAGATAAGCAGTTTGTGCAGATACCTGTTGTAAACAGCACAAGCGAGTTTTTTGGCCTGTTTAAATCACCAAATTTTAGCGGCATAGGCAATAAACAGGTATGGATAACTGCTGCCACTATTGCCATTGTGGCCAGTTTAGAAACCTTGTTGAGCCTTGAAGCAGTAGATAAAATCGACCCCATTAAACGCGTATCGCCTACAAACCGCGAGCTGATTGCCCAGGGTGCGGGGAATGTAGTGAGCGGCTTGCTGGGCGGTTTACCCATGACTGCCGTGATCGTTCGTTCATCGGCGAATGTTAATTCGGGTGCGCGTACTAAAGTAAGCGCCATATTCCACGGTTTTTTACTGCTTATATGCCTGCTAACCATACCATCGCTGTTGAATAAGATACCGCTATCGTGCCTGGCAGCCATATTATTAACAGTAGGGTATAAGCTGGCAAGGATAGGCCTGTTTAAGCACATGTGGCATAAAGGGCTAAACCAGTTTATCCCGTTTGTGGTAACCATAGTGGCCGTTATTTTTACCGATCTGCTTATTGGTGTGGGTATTGGTATGCTGGTTGGCGTATTTTATATACTGCGCACAAACCTGCGTAACCCCTATTTTTACACCATTGCGCCAAACGGCGAAAAAAACACCATCCGCATAAAGCTGGCCGAAGAGGTATCGTTTTTAAACAAAGCTGCTATACAGGTAACATTAACAAGTTTGCCAAAGGGCAGCGATGTGGTTATCGATGGCTCGCAGTCGCGCTATATTGACCCCGACGTATTAGAGATCATACACAATTACAAGCACAACGCCTACACCAAAGGTATTGTTGTGCAATTACAGGATGTAAAGGAAAGGTACGATGTGCCGCCTTTAAAAGAATTAGTTTATAAACCATAA
- a CDS encoding DUF2238 domain-containing protein, whose protein sequence is MNKHAVLILLFFAGLILSAINPHDYFTWMLEVFPAVLGFFVLVLTYRRFQFSYLTYVMILLHCYVLFIGGHYTYAEVPAFNWLRDAFHQARNNYDKVGHFTQGFVPAMITRELFIRLHVFQKKNWIAFLTVCVCTTISVLYEFLEWFVSVISGQSGDSFLGTQGYIWDTQSDMLYAMIGAICMVVFFSGLQDSAVKKLAA, encoded by the coding sequence ATGAATAAACATGCTGTTTTAATATTGCTGTTCTTTGCCGGGCTGATACTGTCAGCTATCAACCCGCACGATTATTTTACCTGGATGCTGGAAGTTTTCCCGGCCGTGCTGGGTTTTTTCGTACTGGTGCTTACTTACCGGCGCTTTCAGTTTAGCTACCTTACCTACGTGATGATACTGCTGCACTGCTATGTGCTGTTTATAGGCGGGCATTACACCTACGCCGAAGTACCTGCTTTTAACTGGCTGCGCGATGCCTTTCACCAGGCGCGCAATAACTACGATAAAGTGGGGCATTTTACCCAGGGCTTTGTGCCTGCCATGATCACCCGCGAGCTGTTTATCCGCCTGCATGTTTTTCAGAAAAAGAACTGGATTGCGTTTTTAACCGTGTGCGTTTGCACCACCATCAGTGTACTGTACGAGTTTTTAGAGTGGTTTGTGTCAGTTATTTCCGGCCAGTCGGGCGACTCGTTCCTGGGCACACAGGGATATATCTGGGATACACAATCGGATATGCTTTATGCCATGATAGGCGCCATTTGTATGGTTGTTTTTTTCTCGGGGTTACAGGATAGCGCGGTAAAAAAATTAGCCGCTTAA
- a CDS encoding acyl-CoA carboxylase subunit beta, producing MNKKLEILQKKRDQALEGGGAARIESQHKKGKLTARERLHFLLDEGSFQEIGMLVSHRSTDFGMENEKYPGDGVVTGYGTVNGRLVYVFSQDFTVFGGSLSETQAEKICKIMDLAMKNGAPVIGLNDSGGARIQEGVVSLGGYADIFYRNTMASGVVPQISAIMGPCAGGAVYSPAITDFILMVEHTSYMFVTGPNVVKTVTHEQVTSEELGGANTHATKSGVTHFACANEIEAINNVKKLLSYMPQNCEDRPPALPYEIKNEERPALTDILPENVSQPYDIREVIEQVIDGGSFMEVHKDFAENIVVGFARLAGRSIGIVANQPAFLAGVLDIHSSTKGARFVRFCDSFNIPLLVFEDVPGFLPGTDQEWNAIITNGAKLLYAFCEATVPRITVITRKAYGGAYDVMNSKHIGADMNYAWPSAEIAVMGAKGAAEIIFKREITAAEDPEAKWREKEEQYASIFANPYRAAERGFIDEVITPAETRAKLIHAFKMLENKVVNNPKKKHGNIPL from the coding sequence GTGAATAAAAAGTTGGAGATTTTACAAAAAAAGCGCGACCAAGCGCTTGAGGGTGGAGGGGCTGCACGTATAGAAAGTCAGCATAAAAAAGGGAAACTTACCGCCCGCGAGCGGCTCCATTTTCTATTGGACGAGGGCTCGTTCCAGGAGATAGGGATGCTGGTTTCGCACCGCTCTACCGATTTTGGCATGGAAAATGAAAAATATCCCGGCGATGGTGTGGTTACCGGTTATGGCACCGTGAACGGGCGTTTGGTGTACGTTTTTTCTCAGGATTTTACCGTTTTTGGCGGCTCGTTATCAGAAACCCAGGCCGAAAAGATCTGTAAGATAATGGATCTGGCCATGAAGAACGGCGCCCCCGTTATCGGCCTCAACGACTCGGGCGGGGCGCGTATCCAGGAAGGTGTGGTATCGCTTGGCGGTTACGCCGATATATTTTACCGCAATACCATGGCCAGCGGTGTAGTGCCGCAAATATCAGCCATTATGGGCCCATGCGCGGGTGGTGCGGTGTATTCGCCGGCCATTACCGATTTTATTTTGATGGTAGAGCATACCAGTTACATGTTTGTAACCGGCCCCAATGTGGTAAAGACGGTAACGCACGAGCAGGTGACATCTGAAGAGCTGGGCGGCGCCAATACCCATGCAACTAAAAGTGGTGTTACGCACTTTGCCTGCGCCAACGAGATAGAAGCCATAAACAACGTAAAAAAGCTGTTAAGCTACATGCCCCAGAATTGCGAAGACCGCCCCCCTGCCCTGCCTTACGAGATTAAGAACGAAGAGCGCCCCGCATTAACCGATATACTGCCTGAAAATGTTTCGCAGCCATATGATATCCGTGAGGTAATAGAACAGGTGATAGACGGCGGGTCATTTATGGAAGTGCATAAGGATTTTGCCGAAAACATTGTGGTTGGCTTTGCCCGACTGGCCGGCCGCAGTATAGGTATTGTAGCCAACCAGCCCGCTTTTTTAGCCGGGGTGCTGGATATTCACTCATCAACCAAAGGAGCGCGATTTGTGCGTTTTTGTGATAGTTTTAACATTCCATTATTGGTTTTTGAAGATGTACCGGGCTTTTTACCGGGCACCGACCAGGAGTGGAACGCCATTATCACCAACGGCGCTAAACTGCTTTACGCCTTTTGCGAGGCTACCGTGCCACGCATAACCGTTATTACCCGCAAGGCTTATGGCGGCGCGTATGATGTAATGAACTCCAAGCACATAGGAGCGGATATGAATTACGCGTGGCCATCGGCAGAGATTGCCGTAATGGGTGCCAAGGGCGCTGCCGAGATCATTTTCAAACGCGAGATAACCGCCGCCGAAGACCCGGAAGCCAAATGGCGCGAAAAGGAAGAGCAGTATGCCAGCATCTTCGCCAATCCATACCGCGCCGCCGAACGTGGCTTTATAGACGAGGTAATAACACCAGCCGAAACCCGCGCAAAACTTATCCACGCCTTTAAAATGCTGGAAAATAAAGTGGTGAATAACCCTAAGAAGAAGCACGGCAATATTCCGTTGTGA
- a CDS encoding two-component regulator propeller domain-containing protein, with protein sequence MRYLYALITCIGLLLWSSESRAQYTYQQIDNSSGLSNSCINTIYQDSDNIIWFGSWDGLNFYDGNNIHVFNYEKGNSKNAIASNVIYQVTGDTKRNIWIGTVEGLSKFNKNTGDFTNYFYNPKKVNSNGYTVAVDNKGQVYAARKNSSELFIYNTQTDSFNRVNIKGLTNFMLLRMLFDEQGTLWLLKDNGILEAFRKKAAGFESVKQFTSVQDVDNVFMANHRVFYTTKSGVLVSINKQYAKQSLLKLPHEVRSMSFFKQHYVFAWASKGIGEYDEQFKPVSTIAAQIPVLQNVRVTSLMNDATSLLWFGTDGNGVLKVAKKENYFGIVQKQPNGQSFHIPVRAFAEINGELWIGTKGNGIITIKNWGSKNVAFSAIKSFHTNVDLLDNCVYTIEKGNDGLAYIGSDAAGVTLYDLKTKAFTKWEDISNSGAYPAFGSVHCILSDNDGSVWLGLNESGLVHLKLERDNGKIRIKYLTKYQYTGDARGPGNDVIYTLAQGSNNNLWIGCRYGGLSVFNKTTQKFRTMKAQSYDGSLSNNDVLSLYVDNSKRLWVGTSFGLNWVNEAEAVKSAWPIFKKLHVDNGLPNNTVHAISEDNANNIWISTNKGLAKINPASLKIVHYKESDGLQSDEFSDNAVWKDKAGMLFFGGIYGFNYFFPQNIHVSNEQPHLLISDMQFAGKNAPERGLKVLTKNGSVINQHYILKPQDNYFELNLQPITYVNSQKCQYAYFLEGSDKGWHYIGKHEKIIYNNLPPGDYTLKIKWSNGEGAWTPGVTAFTVTVKQYWWLSLWAFLAYAVVLVGAGFLLVRYRRNKFLMEHELKMEHMLREKDENLHQEQINFFTNIAHELQTPLTLILGSLERYLFKTKRFEEPMQGKQFLSIVSQEASRLHYLVHQLLEFRKAESGQLKNHYSYFNISDLLTNRAGLFSVLVDQKGLDFSIHIEPGISMWMDKDKLEKIIFNLLSNAFKHCAVKQYIIFSVDACKKTNQLKIVVANSGCNLTEGEVGQLFDKFFVVDGSQQNKISSGIGLAFTRQIVQLLGGEITVTCENNWIAFKALLPLNYIPAKHEQITDTDKTDNASYIFNSLTTGTKTIDPSTVADNNKRSMVKSFEQEEKKAILIVDDEQLIRYLLKDILGDSYIIYEASTGKQALEVIHRAMPDLIISDVMMPDMNGLQLCDLIKNTSETCHIPFVLLSARTTTEHMTEGYSCGADAYIPKPFQTEHLLVRVQKLLEYRDKLHKLFNSGNVIAHLDSRDVADSDKKFIEKVTRVIEENIDEELDGAFLENALNLSKIQLYRKIKTLSDMTPTELIRSIRIQKASALLTGSDLTVSEIFYRTGFNNKTYFFREFKKIFNCSPNEYRAKNRLPGVRQG encoded by the coding sequence ATGAGATATTTATACGCTTTAATTACCTGTATAGGCTTGTTGTTATGGAGCAGCGAAAGCCGGGCGCAATACACTTACCAGCAGATAGATAACAGCAGCGGCCTGTCAAACAGTTGCATCAACACCATCTACCAGGATTCTGACAATATCATCTGGTTTGGCAGCTGGGACGGGTTAAACTTTTACGACGGCAACAATATTCACGTATTCAATTACGAGAAAGGGAATAGCAAAAATGCCATCGCCAGCAATGTTATTTACCAGGTAACCGGCGATACTAAACGTAATATATGGATAGGCACCGTAGAGGGGCTCTCCAAGTTCAACAAAAACACGGGTGATTTTACCAACTACTTTTATAACCCCAAAAAGGTAAACTCCAATGGGTATACTGTTGCGGTGGACAACAAGGGACAGGTTTACGCGGCGCGCAAAAACAGTTCAGAGCTTTTTATCTACAACACACAAACCGATAGTTTTAACAGGGTAAATATTAAGGGCCTTACCAACTTTATGCTGCTGCGGATGCTGTTTGATGAACAGGGTACATTGTGGCTTTTGAAAGATAACGGCATACTGGAAGCATTCCGGAAAAAGGCTGCCGGTTTCGAGTCGGTAAAGCAGTTTACATCTGTACAGGATGTCGACAATGTCTTTATGGCTAATCACCGGGTTTTTTATACCACAAAAAGTGGCGTACTGGTGAGTATCAATAAGCAGTATGCAAAGCAAAGCCTGCTGAAATTACCGCACGAGGTACGGTCAATGAGCTTTTTTAAACAGCACTACGTTTTTGCCTGGGCCTCAAAAGGAATTGGTGAATACGATGAGCAATTCAAACCTGTAAGTACCATAGCTGCACAGATACCCGTTTTGCAGAATGTAAGGGTGACCTCGCTAATGAACGATGCCACCAGCCTGCTGTGGTTTGGTACCGATGGCAACGGCGTGTTAAAGGTTGCCAAAAAAGAGAACTATTTCGGTATCGTGCAAAAGCAGCCAAACGGGCAGTCGTTTCATATCCCGGTAAGGGCATTTGCCGAAATAAACGGCGAGCTATGGATAGGCACAAAGGGCAACGGCATCATCACTATAAAAAATTGGGGGAGTAAAAATGTGGCTTTCTCGGCCATTAAATCATTTCACACTAATGTAGACTTGCTGGATAACTGTGTTTATACTATTGAAAAGGGTAATGACGGGCTGGCGTATATTGGCTCGGATGCGGCGGGTGTAACCCTGTACGATCTGAAAACAAAGGCCTTTACCAAGTGGGAGGATATCAGCAACAGCGGTGCTTACCCGGCCTTTGGCTCTGTACATTGCATTTTATCAGATAACGATGGCTCGGTTTGGCTGGGGTTGAACGAGAGCGGGCTGGTACACCTTAAACTGGAACGTGATAACGGTAAGATCAGGATAAAATATCTTACCAAATACCAATACACGGGCGATGCCAGGGGCCCCGGTAATGATGTTATATATACCCTTGCGCAGGGCAGCAATAATAATTTGTGGATAGGCTGCCGGTATGGCGGCTTAAGCGTTTTTAATAAAACCACCCAAAAGTTCCGCACCATGAAGGCCCAAAGCTACGACGGAAGCCTGTCGAACAACGATGTGCTTTCGCTGTACGTTGATAACAGCAAACGCCTGTGGGTAGGCACCAGCTTTGGGCTTAACTGGGTGAACGAAGCTGAAGCTGTAAAAAGTGCGTGGCCCATATTCAAAAAACTTCATGTAGATAACGGCCTGCCCAATAACACTGTGCACGCCATAAGCGAGGACAATGCAAATAACATCTGGATAAGCACCAATAAGGGCCTGGCGAAGATAAACCCGGCAAGTTTAAAGATAGTACACTATAAAGAGTCGGACGGGCTGCAAAGCGACGAGTTTAGCGATAATGCTGTTTGGAAGGATAAAGCGGGCATGCTGTTTTTTGGGGGGATTTATGGCTTTAACTATTTCTTCCCGCAAAATATCCATGTGAGTAACGAACAGCCTCACCTGCTGATATCTGATATGCAGTTTGCCGGCAAAAACGCCCCCGAGCGTGGACTGAAAGTGCTGACAAAGAACGGTTCGGTAATTAACCAGCATTATATACTAAAACCGCAGGATAATTACTTTGAGCTCAACCTGCAGCCTATTACTTATGTTAATTCGCAAAAATGCCAATACGCTTATTTTTTAGAGGGATCTGACAAAGGGTGGCACTACATAGGCAAGCACGAAAAAATAATTTACAATAACCTGCCGCCGGGCGATTATACGCTGAAGATAAAGTGGTCGAACGGAGAGGGGGCGTGGACACCGGGTGTTACCGCTTTTACGGTAACCGTTAAGCAATACTGGTGGCTGTCGCTATGGGCGTTTTTGGCCTACGCAGTGGTTTTGGTAGGTGCCGGTTTCCTGTTGGTGCGCTATCGCAGAAATAAATTCCTGATGGAACATGAACTAAAAATGGAGCACATGCTGCGCGAAAAGGACGAGAACCTGCACCAGGAACAAATAAACTTTTTTACCAATATAGCGCACGAACTGCAGACTCCGCTAACGTTGATATTAGGCTCGCTGGAGCGTTACCTGTTTAAAACTAAACGATTTGAAGAGCCAATGCAGGGTAAACAGTTCCTGTCCATCGTAAGCCAGGAAGCATCCAGGCTGCATTACCTGGTACACCAGCTGCTGGAGTTCAGAAAGGCCGAATCGGGGCAATTGAAAAATCATTACAGCTACTTTAATATATCAGACCTGCTGACAAATCGGGCAGGTTTATTCAGTGTTCTGGTTGATCAGAAAGGGCTTGATTTCTCTATCCACATCGAGCCGGGCATCAGTATGTGGATGGATAAGGATAAGCTGGAGAAGATCATTTTCAACCTGCTCTCCAACGCGTTCAAGCATTGCGCCGTTAAGCAATACATTATATTTTCGGTAGACGCGTGCAAAAAAACCAACCAATTGAAAATCGTGGTAGCTAACTCGGGCTGTAACCTAACCGAAGGTGAAGTGGGGCAGCTGTTTGATAAGTTTTTTGTGGTGGATGGCAGCCAGCAAAACAAAATAAGTTCGGGCATCGGACTGGCGTTTACCCGGCAGATCGTGCAGCTCTTAGGCGGCGAAATAACCGTGACCTGCGAAAACAACTGGATAGCCTTTAAAGCCTTATTGCCGCTGAACTATATACCTGCTAAACACGAGCAGATAACCGATACCGATAAAACGGACAACGCGTCGTACATATTCAACTCGTTAACCACCGGCACAAAAACCATTGATCCGAGCACCGTTGCCGATAACAACAAAAGATCGATGGTCAAAAGTTTTGAGCAGGAAGAGAAAAAAGCTATACTGATCGTTGATGATGAACAGCTAATACGTTACCTGCTGAAAGATATTTTAGGCGATAGCTATATCATTTACGAAGCATCTACCGGTAAGCAGGCGCTGGAGGTTATCCACCGTGCTATGCCCGACCTGATCATCAGCGATGTAATGATGCCCGATATGAACGGCCTGCAGCTTTGCGATTTGATTAAAAACACGTCCGAAACCTGCCATATCCCGTTTGTGCTGTTATCTGCCCGCACCACTACCGAGCACATGACCGAAGGGTACAGCTGCGGCGCGGATGCTTATATCCCTAAACCCTTCCAAACCGAACATTTACTGGTAAGGGTGCAAAAGCTGCTGGAATACCGTGATAAGCTGCACAAGTTATTTAATTCGGGTAACGTTATCGCCCACCTGGATAGCCGGGACGTAGCCGACAGTGACAAGAAATTCATCGAAAAGGTAACCCGCGTTATCGAGGAAAACATTGACGAGGAACTTGATGGGGCTTTTTTGGAGAACGCTTTAAACCTGAGCAAGATACAGCTGTACCGCAAAATTAAAACCCTGTCAGACATGACCCCCACCGAGTTGATCCGCAGCATCAGGATCCAAAAGGCGTCGGCATTGCTCACCGGGTCTGACCTTACCGTTTCAGAGATATTTTATCGCACCGGGTTCAATAACAAAACTTACTTTTTCAGGGAGTTTAAAAAGATATTCAACTGCTCACCAAACGAATACCGGGCAAAGAACAGGCTGCCGGGTGTAAGGCAGGGTTAA
- a CDS encoding carbonic anhydrase, with protein sequence MSTIENNKNGNKQAIDAGSIKLDQAQSYKKLINGNSSWVAERVKEDPEYFKKLAQGQSPEVLWIGCSDSRVPANEVTGTKPGEVFVHRNIANVCVHSDMNMLSVLDYAVNVLKVKHVIVAGHYGCGGVAAALTGKQFGIIDNWLRHIKDVYRLHAYELDRITDEKQKVNRLVELNVSEQVYNLCKTSIIQNAWMHRADLQVHGWVIDISTGFIKDLGLTSSGPDNLGYVYELEGTEALAAH encoded by the coding sequence ATGTCGACAATTGAAAATAATAAGAACGGAAACAAGCAGGCTATTGATGCCGGCAGCATCAAGCTGGACCAGGCCCAGAGCTATAAAAAATTGATTAACGGCAATAGCAGCTGGGTAGCCGAGCGCGTAAAAGAAGACCCTGAGTATTTTAAAAAACTGGCACAGGGACAAAGCCCCGAGGTTTTGTGGATAGGCTGCTCTGACAGCCGCGTGCCCGCTAACGAAGTTACGGGTACCAAACCGGGCGAGGTATTTGTGCACCGCAACATTGCCAACGTTTGCGTGCACTCTGATATGAATATGCTTAGCGTGCTTGATTATGCCGTTAACGTATTAAAAGTAAAACATGTTATTGTTGCCGGACATTATGGCTGCGGCGGCGTGGCAGCTGCTTTAACAGGCAAGCAGTTTGGTATTATAGATAACTGGCTGCGCCATATTAAAGACGTTTACCGCTTACACGCTTACGAGCTTGACCGTATTACCGACGAGAAGCAAAAAGTAAACCGCCTGGTTGAACTGAATGTGAGCGAGCAGGTGTATAATCTGTGCAAAACATCCATCATACAGAACGCCTGGATGCACCGCGCCGACCTGCAGGTGCACGGCTGGGTAATTGATATAAGCACCGGCTTTATTAAAGACCTTGGCTTAACCAGCAGCGGGCCCGATAACCTGGGCTATGTGTACGAACTGGAGGGTACCGAAGCGCTGGCCGCCCATTAA
- a CDS encoding GNAT family N-acetyltransferase, which yields MISIEQITPHLTWRLRRDVLYPGQYLHDMEIEEDNHGYHFGAFENNALVGVVSLFKHGDDDWQFRKFAVVADVQKKGIGTQLLNYITAFVVRENGSRLWCNARLSATGFYQKFGFTKTGAEFHKNGFDYIIMQKSL from the coding sequence ATGATAAGCATCGAACAAATAACCCCTCACCTAACCTGGCGGCTACGCAGGGATGTTCTTTATCCGGGCCAATACCTGCATGATATGGAGATAGAGGAGGATAACCACGGCTATCATTTTGGGGCATTTGAAAATAATGCGCTGGTGGGTGTGGTATCGCTGTTTAAGCATGGCGATGACGATTGGCAGTTCCGCAAGTTTGCGGTGGTTGCTGATGTGCAAAAGAAGGGGATCGGTACACAATTGTTAAACTATATCACCGCATTTGTTGTGCGCGAAAACGGCAGCAGGCTTTGGTGCAATGCCAGGCTATCGGCCACAGGTTTTTACCAAAAATTTGGATTTACTAAAACCGGCGCCGAATTCCATAAAAACGGTTTTGATTACATCATCATGCAAAAAAGCCTGTAA